The nucleotide sequence ATTGCCCAGACGTTGATTTAGGTCGGCGGCATCTTCTCCTGGTAGTACTGTGACGAACTGCCTGTCTTGATGATCCAGATAAAATGCGGTGGCGTTGAGGCGAAGATTACCGTTCCACTCACTCTTAAAGCCTATCTCGTAGGAGTTTACCACTTCAGGGTCTACCGCAGGCTCTGCCCCTGTGGCTCTTGGATTAAAGGTACCGGATTTAAAGCCCTGAGAGTAGCTGGCGAACATCATCATGGTATCGCTGTGTTGATACTCGATGCCGATTCTAGGGGTAAAGCGTGACCAAGTTTCACTGTCATCGAGTACCAAAGGGATCTTTTCTTCGATAAGCGCTTCATCACGTTCGAAACCTGGGTACCAGCCACTTTCCGGGTAGATACTGTCGAAGATCACGCCGTTATAGACGGTGGCATCTTTGGTCTCTCGGGTATAACGGGCACCTAATGTAAGTGACCACTGTTCACTTAAACTGTATGACCCTTGGGCATAGGCGGCGTAGCTTTCGCTGTTATTACAGCCGCGCACTTCTCGAGTGAGACCACCGTAATCTTTGAAGGCTTCCTCAAGAATGGCATCGAAGTGACCACAGGAGTCGCCCTTGAAGTAATAGAGGCCCGAGACAATATTGAGATCTTCGGTGTCGTAGTTAACCTGAAACTCTTGGGAAAACTGCTCATCATCATAGATGGCGGGCACATCGAAAATGCGCAGTGAAGTATTATCGAAATCAATATTAGTGGGTGAGTAACTCTCACGTGATGCTGTCACTGACTTGAAGGTCCACTCCTCATTGATAAAGTACTCAAGGGTAAAGCTTAGGCCTTCGGTTTCCACCTTGTTCCAAGTTGGCATGCTGGTGTAGGAGTCATAGACACTGTCGGGAACGGGAGCTTCGGTCAACTTGCTTGGAAGTAAACGGTAGCCGCCCTTGGCGTTTGACTCATCTTCAGTTCTGTCATAGTTAAGTCGCATAAACAGATCGTCGGTTGGGGTGTATTCTAAGGTCAGACGACCAGCCATCACATCCTTGTTGTAGTTTTCTGAATCTTGGCCCGACAAGGCTGAGGTGACAAAGTCGCCATAACCGTCACGGTTAAGGCTCGCAAGGGCAAAGCCAAAGTAGAGCTTGTCTTCGACTAGGGGATATTGACCAGCAATCTTATAGTCTTGCTGTTTGTAGCTGCCTAAGGTGGCATTGAGATCTAGTTGAGCGTCGCCTGACATCTTCTTGGTCACATACTTAATGGCGCCACCAATGGTGTTTTTACCATATAGGGTACCTTGTGGGCCGCGCAGTACTTCGACGCGCTCAACATCGAGAATATCCAGTACAGCCCCTTGTGGGCGAGCCACATAGACATCATCGATATAGATACCAACGCCTGGCTCATAGCCCCATAAGGGATCCTCCTGACCCACGCCACGGATAAAAGCCGTAAGGGTTGAGTTAGTGCCTCGGCTACGTTGCAGGGTCGTATTGGGTGAGAACTGCTGCACTTCAGTGACGACGCTGATGCCATTTTCAGCCAGTTGCTCGGCATTGATAGAGGTGACAGCAATCGGCACATTTTGTAGACTTTCAACGGTCTTACGCGCGGTAACTTCGATGCGCTCTAGGATAGGTTCCTGTTCAACACTGGCCTCAGCATCGGCAGCGAGTACAACTTGGCTTGTTAGTGCTGTTGAGATGGCTAATGCGAGGCAGCTTAGCTTGATAGTATTCTGTTCCATAGAGGTTCCCTGTTTTGTACTTAAGTTTGTTAGGTACTTGTTATTGTTTTTCTTGGTATTGACTCTATAGCAATGATTCAATAATTTAATCGGTACTATAGTAGTATACGTTTGTTAATAGTTTGTTTTAACTGGCAATTGGTCTTTGCCTCGGTATTGCTTTAGTCGATGATATGCTTATGTAACAGTGTTTATTCGGTCGTTATCACTGTGTGTTCGGATTAAATATTCCAAAATTTAACAATCTCAACAGCGCTACTAACGGGGGCTGATAGAATAAAAGGCGCGGCTTCTCCACCATTTTCAATATTTGGGTTGACCACCATGCCATGGGCTAAACCTGATACTTGCACCAACTCCACTGCGATATTATCTAAGCTATCTAGCCACTGGGTTTTCTGGATCCCATTGTGCTGGGAGACACTCGGTTGTGCCTGTATCTGCTTGAGGCCTGCCCATTGATGGGCCAGCTTCTTAGCGTTGGCCGGATTTACTACGCTGTCGTCGTTTCCAGCCCAGACACTTAATCTTGGCCACTGCTTTTGATTAGGTTGTTTTTTTCTTACCAGTGATATCAATTCAGAGACTGGTTGCGGTGGGCCTTTACGCATGCAAGAGATGGCTTTCGTTAGACTGTCGGCACAGGGGAAGGGCAGACCCGCGATCACTGCGCCAGCCGTAAACAGATCGGGGTAGTTAACCAACATGGCGCTGGTCATGGCGCCGCCAGCAGATAGGCCTAAGATATAAACCTGTTCAGCATGGAGTTGTTTTTTGGTCGCCAAAATCATGTTCTTGATGGAGAGCATCTCGCCGGAGTTTAGGTTGGTGTCTTGGGTTGAAAACCAGTTAAAGCACTTTTTGATGTTGTTGCTGTAGCTTTGCTGGGGAGCAAGCAGTGAAAACTGATGGGCTTTGGCTAATGCAATAAGTCCGCTCTGTTTGGCTAAGGTTTGTCCATTTTGCTCGCAGCCGTGGAGTAGTACAACGAGATTATTGCTGGGATCTTGTGGAGAAAAATAGCTGCCACTGAGTTCACCAGGATTTTTTCCAAAGTCAGACAAGGGTGTAAAAGAGGCTGATGCAAAGGGGGGGACGAGTACCAAAAGACAGCTGAGGCTTTTGATTAACATGTTCTTGTTAATTCCTGCTAATGAACCTTTTTGTGGGAGTAGTCTGGTCTTAGCGATAAAGTCAGATATTGAGAGCATTGTAAAACCTTTGTTAAATTCCTATGGGTTAAACTTGCTGAATTTTCTGCTGCACGACAATGGCACTTTAGATCTATAGTCGGGGAAAACTTATGTAGATTGGTATTAGTGATGGAATATATTTTAGTTTTGGATAGTATGAAAACTGAACGTTTATTCGTTTGCCGATTTATACTGTTAGATGTTTGTTGATAATCGAGCTTACGTAACCCGAATACGAATGGAATAGCTAGTCATCATTAGGAGTGCACTATGAGTCATACTTATAAAATTATCGAGTTAGTCGGTTCATCACCTATTAGTTCAGATGATGCGATCAAGGCTGCTATCAATACGGCAGGACAAACATTGATGCATTTACGTTGGTTTGAGGTGGTGGAAACCCGAGGTCACATAGAGGCCGGTGTCGTAGCGCACTGGCAAGTGACCATTAAAGTCGGATTTACATTAGAAGAGAATTAGCATTTAATTCCTAGGTTCTATGACCTAGGAATTCGCTCCTTGAAACAGTGTTTACGCATCCCTTGGTAGGCCTTTTTCGATACTGCGGATCACTCTTTGAGTTTTGCGGTTAGAAGCAAGAGTTTCCTGAATCAGCCGTTCTTTTTGCTGAAGCAACGCCCAATCAATATGCTCGTTTACCAGTTCATCAACCTCGTCAGAACACTTTCTTAGTTCAAGTGCAGCTATGATGGTTTGTGAAGCTGGTGCATTGCCTAATGCGACAGCAATATTTCTCAACCACCGCCTGTGGCCTATACGACGTATTGGGCTACCTTCGGTGATCTTCAGAAATTCAGTCTCATTCCAGTTAAATAAGATCAGCAACTCAGGCTGTTTTAGTGGGTCTCGAGTATGGAAGTCAGTTTCTACCGTGAGCGGTGCTTTACTGTTAATGGGACATACTAACTGACAATCATCACAACCATAAATACGGTTACCAATAAGAGGACGAAACTCCTCTGGGATCGGGCCTTGTAGCTCTATGGTGAGATAAGATATACAGCGTCTGCCGTCGACAATATAGGGGGCTATAATGGCATTAGTTGGGCAAGATTTAATGCAAGCGACGCAGGTGTTGCAGCCTTCTTTCACCGGAATGTCAACTGGCAGTGGCAGGTCGATTAATAATTCACCAAGAAAGAACCAACTACCCACCTCTTCGTTGAGTAACAGGCTATGTTTGCCTGTCCAGCCTAGACCCGCTTTATGGGCAAGGGGTCGTTCAAGGATAGGGGCTGAGTCGACAAAGGGCCGAAAATTTGTCTTGCCTCCATCTAAGGTGTCAAGCTCGGTTTGGATTCTTTGTCCCAGCTGTTTGAGACGGTTGCGGATAAGTTTATGATAATCACGGCCTCCTGCGTAGCGGGAGATATAGGCTAGGTTTGGATCTTTTAAGTTCGTCGCAAAGCCAGCTTCTGGTGGCAAATAGTTCATTCGTGCCGAGATGACTCGGACAGTCCCAGGATGAAGTTCATTAGGACGTGCGCGCATCATGCCATGGGTTTCCATATACCCCATGTCACCGTGATACCCCTTGTCTAACCATTGTTGTAGCTTTGGCTCTTCCTTGGCTAAATCAGTGTCACAGATGCCGATTTGAGCGAAGCCAAATTCCTTTCCCCACCGCTTAATCTTGAAGGCCAGTTGAGATAGCTCGCTAGATGTGAGGGGATTTAAATGTGATATGGTTGATGCAGTTTCAGACATAGAGAAGCTAAGGGTTAAGGAATTCCTGAATATGATAGCAGGTATTAGATTAGGCTGTTATCCCACTCAATTGAGTA is from Shewanella sp. MTB7 and encodes:
- a CDS encoding extracellular catalytic domain type 1 short-chain-length polyhydroxyalkanoate depolymerase, whose product is MLSISDFIAKTRLLPQKGSLAGINKNMLIKSLSCLLVLVPPFASASFTPLSDFGKNPGELSGSYFSPQDPSNNLVVLLHGCEQNGQTLAKQSGLIALAKAHQFSLLAPQQSYSNNIKKCFNWFSTQDTNLNSGEMLSIKNMILATKKQLHAEQVYILGLSAGGAMTSAMLVNYPDLFTAGAVIAGLPFPCADSLTKAISCMRKGPPQPVSELISLVRKKQPNQKQWPRLSVWAGNDDSVVNPANAKKLAHQWAGLKQIQAQPSVSQHNGIQKTQWLDSLDNIAVELVQVSGLAHGMVVNPNIENGGEAAPFILSAPVSSAVEIVKFWNI
- a CDS encoding TonB-dependent receptor, with the protein product MEQNTIKLSCLALAISTALTSQVVLAADAEASVEQEPILERIEVTARKTVESLQNVPIAVTSINAEQLAENGISVVTEVQQFSPNTTLQRSRGTNSTLTAFIRGVGQEDPLWGYEPGVGIYIDDVYVARPQGAVLDILDVERVEVLRGPQGTLYGKNTIGGAIKYVTKKMSGDAQLDLNATLGSYKQQDYKIAGQYPLVEDKLYFGFALASLNRDGYGDFVTSALSGQDSENYNKDVMAGRLTLEYTPTDDLFMRLNYDRTEDESNAKGGYRLLPSKLTEAPVPDSVYDSYTSMPTWNKVETEGLSFTLEYFINEEWTFKSVTASRESYSPTNIDFDNTSLRIFDVPAIYDDEQFSQEFQVNYDTEDLNIVSGLYYFKGDSCGHFDAILEEAFKDYGGLTREVRGCNNSESYAAYAQGSYSLSEQWSLTLGARYTRETKDATVYNGVIFDSIYPESGWYPGFERDEALIEEKIPLVLDDSETWSRFTPRIGIEYQHSDTMMMFASYSQGFKSGTFNPRATGAEPAVDPEVVNSYEIGFKSEWNGNLRLNATAFYLDHQDRQFVTVLPGEDAADLNQRLGNIGTSTATGLELEIQYAATESLNLFGTLGLIDSSFDEVISYDEDGNQIDLSDIYTIANTPDTTANVGFNYDFATSIGDFVFNGNYYYRGDYDLTVTDNLLTQDGYGLLNFGLNWYSDEGSWTAGLHWKNVTDEEYLVGTYAFVTPTDDGGYLPGLGGDNTLIGYYGDPQTVSLTVGYSF
- a CDS encoding dodecin, whose amino-acid sequence is MSHTYKIIELVGSSPISSDDAIKAAINTAGQTLMHLRWFEVVETRGHIEAGVVAHWQVTIKVGFTLEEN
- the queG gene encoding tRNA epoxyqueuosine(34) reductase QueG — encoded protein: MSETASTISHLNPLTSSELSQLAFKIKRWGKEFGFAQIGICDTDLAKEEPKLQQWLDKGYHGDMGYMETHGMMRARPNELHPGTVRVISARMNYLPPEAGFATNLKDPNLAYISRYAGGRDYHKLIRNRLKQLGQRIQTELDTLDGGKTNFRPFVDSAPILERPLAHKAGLGWTGKHSLLLNEEVGSWFFLGELLIDLPLPVDIPVKEGCNTCVACIKSCPTNAIIAPYIVDGRRCISYLTIELQGPIPEEFRPLIGNRIYGCDDCQLVCPINSKAPLTVETDFHTRDPLKQPELLILFNWNETEFLKITEGSPIRRIGHRRWLRNIAVALGNAPASQTIIAALELRKCSDEVDELVNEHIDWALLQQKERLIQETLASNRKTQRVIRSIEKGLPRDA